In Zingiber officinale cultivar Zhangliang chromosome 1A, Zo_v1.1, whole genome shotgun sequence, a genomic segment contains:
- the LOC122028827 gene encoding uncharacterized protein LOC122028827 — translation MAASHHRSLPVLVLILSLLLLAAAVGPAVSEANSTVFWPEKEMRKYRRARAHLKRLNKPPVKTIESPDGDLIDCVLSHLQPAFDHPKLKGSRPLDLPERPRGHAPDGTATTGHDFQLWRTSGESCPEGSVPIRRTKEEDILRASSAKRFGRKPIATTRLDSESDDHEHAVGYVVGDQYYGAKASINVWAPKVTSPSEFSLSQIWIISGSFGTDLNTIEAGWQVSPQLYGDSSPRFFTYWTSDAYQATGCYNLLCSGFIQTNNMIAIGAAISPVSKPTGGQFDISLLVWKDPNHGNWWLELGSGKLVGYWPSFLFSHLSEHASMVQFGGEVVNSRPMGEHTSTQMGSGRFAGEGFGQASYFRNLQVVDWDNSLVPVPNLRVLADHPGCYNIQGGINAVWGNYFYYGGPGRDDDNDDSCS, via the exons ATGGCTGCTAGCCATCACAGATCCCTTCCTGTGCTCGTCCTCATTCTCTCGCTTCTTCTTCTCGCCGCAGCCGTCGGCCCGGCAGTCTCAGAGGCGAACAGTACTGTTTTCTGGCCGGAGAAGGAGATGAGGAAGTATAGGAGAGCAAGAGCCCATCTTAAGAGGCTGAACAAGCCTCCGGTAAAGACAATTGAG AGTCCCGACGGGGATCTCATAGACTGTGTGCTCTCTCATCTTCAGCCGGCATTTGATCATCCGAAGCTCAAAGGATCAAGACCTCTG GATCTGCCGGAGAGACCGAGAGGCCATGCCCCCGACGGCACAGCTACCACCGGGCATGACTTCCAGCTGTGGAGGACGTCCGGCGAGTCGTGTCCGGAGGGGTCGGTGCCGATCAGGAGGACCAAAGAAGAAGACATTTTGCGCGCCAGCTCTGCGAAGAGGTTCGGCAGGAAGCCTATCGCGACAACTAGACTTGATTCTGAAAGCGACGACCACGAG CATGCGGTTGGGTACGTTGTGGGAGATCAATATTATGGTGCAAAAGCAAGCATCAATGTGTGGGCACCCAAAGTGACAAGCCCTTCTGAATTCAGCTTATCGCAAATATGGATCATCTCTGGATCCTTTGGCACTGACCTCAACACTATTGAAGCTGGATGGCAG GTAAGTCCACAGCTATATGGTGATAGTTCTCCCAGGTTCTTCACTTATTGGACT AGTGATGCATATCAAGCAACAGGATGCTACAACCTTCTCTGCTCAGGCTTCATTCAAACCAACAACATGATAGCCATTGGAGCTGCCATTTCCCCTGTTTCAAAGCCCACTGGTGGACAGTTTGATATCAGTCTTTTAGTGTGGAAG GATCCGAACCATGGGAACTGGTGGTTGGAGCTGGGGTCGGGGAAGCTAGTGGGGTACTGGCCGTCGTTCCTGTTCAGCCACTTGTCGGAGCACGCAAGCATGGTGCAGTTCGGTGGCGAGGTGGTGAACTCGCGGCCGATGGGGGAGCACACGTCGACACAGATGGGCAGCGGGCGGTTTGCCGGCGAGGGGTTCGGTCAGGCGTCCTACTTCCGGAACTTGCAGGTGGTGGACTGGGACAACAGCCTGGTGCCGGTGCCGAATCTCAGGGTGCTGGCTGACCACCCCGGCTGCTACAACATCCAGGGCGGCATCAACGCCGTGTGGGGCAACTACTTTTACTACGGCGGACCCGGAAGAGATGACGACAACGACGATAGCTGCTCCTGA
- the LOC122028838 gene encoding cyclin-D2-2-like, whose amino-acid sequence MVSRCTEIILNTVRAIDMMEFWPFEVAASTALLVLGDAKVVDVVENFPHCSLVSKRKVWQCYGVIQYLEMARQRDHLRQAPASSPVLKSPVGVLDHANLSIKSDDPIADQSHKTSVCKRKASRLTCPFIKRRRISRL is encoded by the exons ATGGTCTCCCGGTGCACAGAAATTATTCTGAATACTGTCAGAG CTATTGACATGATGGAATTCTGGCCTTTTGAGGTTGCTGCATCGACTGCATTGCTGGTTTTGGGAGATGCCAAGGTTGTGGATGTGGTGGAAAACTTCCCTCATTGTTCGCTTGTATCGAAG AGAAAGGTCTGGCAATGCTATGGAGTTATCCAATACTTGGAGATGGCGAGGCAGCGCGACCATCTGCGCCAAGCTCCTGCTTCGTCCCCCGTGCTTAAGAGCCCAGTGGGGGTCTTGGATCATGCCAACCTGAGCATCAAGAGTGATGATCCAATTGCTGACCAGTCTCATAAAACATCGGTCTGCAAGAGGAAGGCAAGCCGATTGACATGCCCTTTCATCAAGCGGAGGAGAATTAGTAGATTATGA
- the LOC122001787 gene encoding cyclin-D3-1-like, whose product MSLGFEESDAAEKQSWDSEFFRFPLPSESSLRSLMKKEQEYAVKGDYLMRLLSERQFSARRNDAIDWMWKVHAVYKFGPLSAYLCVNYLDRFLSYYDFPEEDQPWSTQLLSVACLSVAAKMEKDNVLPPFLLQIIL is encoded by the exons ATGTCCCTGGGGTTTGAGGAGTCTGATGCTGCGGAGAAGCAGAGTTGGGATTCCGAGTTTTTTAGGTTTCCACTGCCGTCGGAGTCGTCCTTGAGGTCGCTGATGAAGAAAGAGCAGGAGTACGCGGTTAAGGGTGATTACCTCATGCGGCTGCTCTCTGAGAGGCAATTTTCCGCCAGGAGAAACGATGCCATCGATTGGATGTGGAAG GTTCATGCGGTTTACAAGTTTGGTCCCCTCAGTGCTTATTTATGTGTCAATTACTTGGACAGATTCCTCTCCTACTATGACTTTCCTGAA GAGGATCAGCCATGGTCGACACAGCTACTCTCTGTGGCCTGCCTATCTGTGGCTGCCAAGATGGAGAAAGACAACGTTCTTCCTCCTTTCTTATTACAG ATAATTTTGTGA